In Aquiflexum balticum DSM 16537, a single genomic region encodes these proteins:
- a CDS encoding 3'-5' exonuclease: protein MNLNLRNPVAFFDLESTGTNISTDRIVEISILKVYPDGKEEIKTSLINPTIPIPKETSAIHGIFDEDVKDSPTFKEISKEYHQFLTGADLAGFNVLKFDIPLLVEEFLRAGIDFDIEKRNILDSQKIFHMMEKRNLAAAYKFYCGQTLENAHSAEADTIASYEVFKAQISLYNGAEAEDLQGNKLGIFENDMKKIHSILNEKMVDLAGRFIFNEDGVECFNFGKHKGKTIEQVLKEEPSYYDWMMKGDFPLDTKRKFTQVKLRAFNQR from the coding sequence ATGAATTTAAATTTAAGAAACCCCGTTGCTTTTTTTGATCTGGAATCTACCGGAACGAATATTTCCACAGACAGGATTGTGGAAATATCGATTTTGAAAGTTTACCCCGACGGGAAAGAAGAAATCAAAACTTCTTTGATCAATCCCACTATTCCTATTCCCAAAGAAACATCAGCCATTCACGGTATTTTTGATGAGGATGTTAAAGACTCCCCTACATTTAAAGAAATCTCAAAAGAATACCATCAATTTCTGACAGGAGCCGATTTGGCAGGCTTCAATGTGCTGAAGTTTGACATTCCTTTATTGGTCGAGGAGTTTTTGAGGGCAGGAATCGATTTTGATATAGAGAAAAGAAATATCCTGGATTCCCAAAAAATCTTCCATATGATGGAAAAAAGGAATCTAGCAGCTGCTTACAAGTTTTATTGTGGCCAAACCTTGGAAAATGCGCACAGCGCCGAGGCTGACACCATCGCTTCTTATGAGGTTTTTAAGGCACAAATTTCCCTTTATAATGGAGCAGAAGCTGAAGATTTACAGGGAAACAAACTGGGGATCTTTGAGAATGACATGAAAAAAATCCACAGCATCCTCAACGAGAAAATGGTGGACCTGGCAGGTAGGTTTATCTTTAATGAGGATGGTGTAGAATGCTTCAACTTCGGCAAACACAAAGGAAAAACCATTGAGCAGGTTCTCAAAGAAGAACCCTCCTATTATGATTGGATGATGAAAGGGGATTTTCCCCTGGATACCAAAAGAAAATTTACCCAGGTCAAACTCAGGGCTTTCAATCAGAGATAA
- a CDS encoding glycoside hydrolase family 140 protein, whose amino-acid sequence MNKKIFLTLAGFLFLAILSGNNFHDLTKIGNMGNLKTSPGLAGGLRMWDHGKLQVSPNRRYLEHADGTSFLWIGDTAWEIFYRLRSSNPEGHDIEEYFQDRKNKGFTLIQAVLIEELDYKKGRGCAENGSTPFVNMDPGKRVEAYWNWVDHVVERAQEYGLYMCMLPAWGNWVNDQAIFNRENAYDYGVFLGARYKDSPNIIWMLGGDRHVNENQKAIWNSLAAGIKSEIGDNFLMTFHPAGAKSSSMDFHDEPWLDFNNFQSGHQMDGNNSWNLAIADWERTPTKPTLNSEPGYEGIVEKFWESCDNPRFIDYDVRKDAYRSLLAGSFGHTYGHSSIWQMLRPGDTPVACADPDVNWYDAIHSIGSSHMTHIGNLLKSRPADRWREESLVVEGMGYGKDRMGASRGDDFAFIYFPAPIIRTIQMNKISGSRVNCYWYNTRTGESNLIGTYKNSGTRTFSSPEGLDWLLVIDDADAGYSPPGMSDIWYH is encoded by the coding sequence GTGAATAAAAAAATATTTCTTACGTTGGCCGGTTTCCTTTTTCTGGCGATACTTTCAGGAAATAATTTCCATGACCTTACAAAAATCGGCAACATGGGTAATCTAAAAACCTCACCAGGACTGGCTGGTGGCTTGCGAATGTGGGATCATGGCAAGTTGCAGGTTAGTCCAAATAGAAGGTACCTGGAGCATGCAGATGGCACGTCTTTTCTGTGGATTGGAGACACCGCATGGGAAATCTTTTATCGTCTCCGATCCTCTAATCCTGAAGGCCATGACATTGAGGAATATTTTCAAGATAGGAAAAATAAGGGCTTTACCTTAATCCAGGCAGTACTAATCGAAGAGCTTGACTACAAGAAAGGAAGGGGATGCGCTGAAAATGGCAGCACGCCATTTGTTAACATGGATCCGGGAAAAAGGGTGGAGGCTTACTGGAATTGGGTTGACCATGTAGTTGAGAGAGCACAGGAATACGGTTTATACATGTGCATGCTTCCTGCATGGGGTAACTGGGTAAATGATCAGGCCATTTTCAATAGAGAGAACGCATATGATTACGGAGTATTTCTGGGGGCTAGATATAAGGATAGCCCGAATATCATATGGATGCTGGGAGGCGACAGACATGTCAACGAAAACCAGAAAGCGATTTGGAACAGCTTGGCAGCAGGTATAAAAAGCGAGATTGGCGATAATTTTCTGATGACCTTCCACCCGGCAGGAGCTAAATCAAGTTCAATGGATTTTCATGATGAACCCTGGCTGGATTTCAATAACTTCCAGAGTGGTCATCAGATGGATGGAAATAATTCATGGAATCTGGCTATTGCGGATTGGGAAAGAACACCTACAAAGCCAACCCTGAACAGCGAGCCTGGCTATGAAGGCATTGTAGAGAAATTCTGGGAAAGTTGCGATAACCCAAGGTTTATTGATTATGATGTCAGGAAAGATGCTTATCGCTCCTTACTGGCGGGGAGCTTTGGGCACACTTACGGCCACAGCAGCATCTGGCAAATGCTAAGACCCGGTGACACTCCTGTAGCATGTGCTGATCCGGATGTGAATTGGTATGATGCCATTCACTCCATCGGGTCATCACATATGACACATATCGGTAATCTGTTAAAATCAAGACCTGCCGACCGATGGAGAGAGGAATCGCTTGTAGTGGAGGGGATGGGTTACGGCAAGGACCGAATGGGAGCATCAAGAGGAGATGACTTCGCCTTCATTTACTTCCCGGCCCCTATTATAAGAACGATTCAGATGAACAAGATCAGTGGTAGCAGGGTAAATTGCTACTGGTACAATACCAGGACAGGCGAAAGTAACCTCATAGGGACTTATAAAAACTCAGGAACAAGAACTTTCTCTTCGCCTGAGGGCCTTGATTGGCTTCTTGTAATTGATGATGCAGATGCCGGATATTCCCCACCTGGAATGTCCGACATTTGGTATCATTAG
- a CDS encoding maleylpyruvate isomerase N-terminal domain-containing protein yields the protein MKKPEQIDVIALMPELDKMLFKLLEGLSVEDWEKPTLAPNWKVKDVAVHLLDGNLRTLSMLRDGYYGETPESVNSHEDLVNFLNGLNADWVKATKRLSPKVIIQLLKISGKEYCDFLATLNPDDKAEFSVAWAGENESKNWFHIAREYTEKWHHQQQIRLAVGEEKVLLEEKWYLPYLDTSVRALPHHYRKVEGKDKDLVKFTFCGQTEKSWFLYFNKGWELYTSSSQEPICEVKIRDDCAWKIFTKGMRREEAISNSEIIGDIKLGEKIFDMIAVMA from the coding sequence ATGAAGAAACCAGAACAAATAGATGTAATTGCCCTAATGCCGGAGCTGGATAAGATGCTTTTCAAGTTATTGGAAGGATTATCTGTCGAAGATTGGGAAAAACCAACTTTAGCACCTAATTGGAAGGTGAAAGATGTTGCTGTCCATTTATTGGATGGAAATTTGAGAACGCTTTCCATGTTGCGTGATGGATATTATGGGGAGACTCCTGAATCGGTAAATTCCCATGAAGATTTAGTAAACTTTCTCAATGGTTTGAATGCGGATTGGGTAAAGGCAACAAAAAGACTTAGCCCAAAAGTTATCATTCAATTATTGAAAATATCAGGAAAAGAATACTGTGATTTCCTGGCAACCTTAAATCCTGATGATAAAGCTGAATTTTCAGTGGCTTGGGCGGGTGAAAACGAATCGAAAAACTGGTTTCATATAGCAAGGGAATATACTGAAAAATGGCATCATCAACAGCAGATTAGACTTGCTGTAGGTGAGGAAAAGGTATTGTTGGAAGAAAAATGGTACTTGCCATATTTGGACACTTCAGTCAGAGCGCTTCCACATCATTATCGTAAGGTTGAAGGAAAGGATAAAGATTTGGTCAAATTTACTTTTTGTGGGCAAACAGAAAAAAGTTGGTTTTTGTATTTTAACAAAGGTTGGGAGTTATATACCTCTTCAAGTCAAGAACCCATTTGCGAAGTTAAAATAAGAGATGATTGTGCTTGGAAAATATTTACCAAAGGTATGAGGAGAGAGGAAGCGATTTCAAACTCAGAAATAATCGGAGATATAAAACTTGGCGAGAAAATATTTGATATGATTGCTGTAATGGCATAG
- a CDS encoding helix-turn-helix domain-containing protein produces the protein MENPVSHIKTISELHNIFGLSKPKHPLVSVVRHSDMHIDSVFSNQRFSLDMYIISLKGNQEATLKYGRNTYDFQEGSMVFIAPNQVIASSSSDFSKTQDEWTIIVHSDFIQRVGLQDSIRQYRFFDYEERESLHLSDDEKKSLTEIIHKIEAEYHQRIDKHTDEIIAINLESLLKYCLRYYERQFITRKTLNKGLLIQFENFLNNYMHAELAEKGIPSVTQCGEALNLSPYYLSDLLKAETGKSAKEHIDLALINRAKNRLLQSNESVSEIAYGLGFDYPNHFSKLFKSKTGMSPKEFRTLN, from the coding sequence ATGGAAAACCCCGTCAGCCACATTAAAACCATCTCAGAACTGCATAATATTTTTGGTTTATCAAAACCCAAACACCCTTTGGTTTCTGTGGTAAGACATTCGGATATGCATATTGACAGTGTTTTCAGCAATCAGCGATTTAGCTTGGATATGTATATTATATCGCTTAAAGGCAATCAGGAAGCCACTTTGAAATATGGCAGAAACACCTACGACTTTCAGGAAGGGTCTATGGTTTTTATTGCCCCCAATCAGGTGATTGCCTCAAGTTCTTCTGATTTTTCAAAAACCCAAGATGAATGGACTATCATAGTGCATTCCGATTTTATTCAGCGTGTCGGCCTGCAAGACAGTATTCGGCAGTACCGGTTTTTTGACTATGAAGAAAGGGAATCCTTGCATTTATCAGACGATGAGAAAAAATCACTCACAGAAATCATCCATAAAATTGAGGCCGAGTATCACCAACGCATAGATAAACACACCGATGAAATAATCGCCATCAATTTGGAATCCTTGCTCAAATATTGTCTCCGGTATTACGAACGGCAGTTCATCACCCGAAAAACCCTGAACAAAGGTCTACTCATTCAATTTGAAAATTTTTTAAATAACTATATGCATGCCGAACTTGCTGAAAAAGGAATACCAAGCGTAACGCAATGTGGTGAAGCACTTAACCTTTCACCCTATTATTTGAGTGACTTACTCAAAGCCGAAACTGGAAAAAGTGCCAAAGAGCATATTGATTTAGCTTTGATAAATAGGGCCAAAAACCGCTTACTGCAATCCAACGAGAGCGTCAGCGAAATTGCCTATGGATTAGGTTTCGATTATCCCAACCATTTCAGTAAATTGTTCAAATCCAAAACAGGAATGAGTCCCAAAGAATTTAGGACTTTAAATTGA
- the ligD gene encoding non-homologous end-joining DNA ligase, with amino-acid sequence MKIEEVEISNPEKLIFPGKKITKLDMVKYYDKVADKMLPFLKDRPLTLQRFPDGIDQDGFYQKNASDYFPDYIETIAIKTEEGTNTQVICNNRKTLIYLANLGTVSFHIWLAKKEDLFKPDKVVFDLDPPKDSFKKVKDAAGKIGEFLRKEGIEPKLMTSGKSGFHIWYSVKPDKNFDDRRKEAKALANKMEEEYPDLLTTAIRKNKRENKVFIDYLRNAYGQTSVCPYSLRPIQSCGVATPLEWEELATIEKADQYTLTNLFRRLGQKK; translated from the coding sequence ATGAAAATCGAGGAAGTAGAAATATCGAATCCCGAAAAATTAATTTTTCCGGGAAAGAAAATCACAAAGCTGGACATGGTGAAATACTATGATAAAGTTGCTGACAAAATGTTGCCTTTTCTAAAAGACCGGCCCTTGACCTTGCAGCGATTTCCGGATGGAATTGATCAGGATGGCTTTTATCAGAAAAATGCTTCGGATTATTTCCCGGATTATATTGAAACCATTGCCATAAAAACAGAAGAAGGAACCAACACCCAAGTGATCTGCAACAACAGGAAAACCCTGATTTATCTGGCAAATCTGGGGACGGTAAGCTTCCACATCTGGCTGGCGAAAAAGGAGGATTTATTTAAGCCTGATAAAGTGGTTTTTGATTTGGATCCGCCAAAAGATTCTTTTAAAAAAGTAAAGGATGCTGCTGGAAAAATAGGGGAATTCCTTCGTAAAGAGGGAATTGAACCCAAACTCATGACCTCAGGTAAAAGCGGATTTCATATCTGGTATTCCGTAAAACCCGACAAAAACTTTGATGACAGACGTAAAGAAGCCAAAGCATTGGCGAATAAAATGGAAGAAGAATATCCCGATTTGCTGACCACTGCCATCAGAAAAAACAAGCGGGAGAATAAAGTTTTCATTGATTACCTAAGAAATGCTTATGGTCAGACTTCGGTTTGTCCTTATTCCCTGCGCCCCATACAATCCTGCGGAGTGGCTACACCTTTGGAATGGGAGGAACTGGCAACAATCGAAAAAGCCGATCAGTATACTCTTACAAATCTTTTTAGGCGCCTTGGACAAAAAAAATAA
- a CDS encoding DNA polymerase ligase N-terminal domain-containing protein, with protein sequence MMKIPDFSKTGEPMVENGKGKSKEPIFVIQKHDASHLHYDFRIEIDGTLKSWSVPKGPSTDPKEKKLAIPTEDHPMDYADFEGVIPEGQYGGGTVMIWDKGTFENIKKDDKGKPMSLKKSFEEGTVEIYLRGQKLQGGYALIKMNQGTMKGNWLLIKMDDDKADARRNPVNTENKSVKTGRTMEEIKKEAGED encoded by the coding sequence ATGATGAAAATACCTGATTTCAGTAAAACCGGGGAACCAATGGTAGAAAATGGGAAAGGAAAAAGCAAAGAACCGATTTTCGTGATTCAAAAACACGATGCCAGCCACCTTCATTATGACTTCAGAATTGAAATAGACGGAACCCTGAAATCCTGGTCTGTACCTAAAGGGCCGAGCACAGATCCAAAAGAAAAGAAATTGGCTATTCCTACCGAAGACCATCCGATGGACTATGCGGACTTCGAAGGAGTGATTCCTGAGGGGCAATACGGAGGAGGAACAGTGATGATTTGGGATAAAGGAACATTCGAAAACATAAAAAAAGATGACAAAGGAAAGCCAATGTCGCTCAAAAAATCTTTTGAAGAAGGTACCGTAGAAATATATTTAAGGGGGCAAAAGCTACAAGGCGGCTATGCCCTGATCAAAATGAATCAAGGAACAATGAAAGGAAATTGGCTCCTGATCAAAATGGATGACGATAAGGCAGATGCCCGTCGAAATCCAGTCAATACGGAAAACAAAAGCGTAAAAACAGGGCGAACCATGGAAGAAATAAAAAAAGAAGCAGGGGAGGACTGA
- a CDS encoding bleomycin resistance protein, protein MLTAINPKLPMRDKAVTKDYYLNKLGFQTFGDKDYDGYLMVAKDSIQIHFFEFKDLDPKENYGQVYIRTDNVDKLYQTLLDSKVPIHPNGKLETKPWGQREFSLLDPDNNLLTFGQGIK, encoded by the coding sequence ATGCTGACAGCAATCAATCCCAAATTGCCTATGCGTGACAAAGCAGTCACTAAAGACTATTACCTGAACAAATTGGGTTTTCAAACCTTTGGCGACAAGGACTATGATGGATATTTAATGGTTGCTAAGGACTCCATTCAAATTCACTTTTTTGAATTCAAAGACCTTGACCCAAAAGAAAACTATGGACAGGTTTATATCAGAACAGATAACGTTGATAAACTTTATCAGACCTTGCTGGACAGCAAAGTTCCCATTCACCCAAACGGGAAATTGGAGACAAAACCTTGGGGTCAAAGAGAATTTTCCTTACTTGACCCGGACAACAACTTACTGACTTTCGGACAAGGTATAAAATGA
- a CDS encoding NmrA family NAD(P)-binding protein, translated as MKRILVTGATGNIGLEVVHYLNVLNSDSEIIAAVRDIADAKLKFPDAVNLQFRQFDFENPDTFSAAFHLVDVLFLLRPPQISEVDRFFRPLLLAAKANGIRNVVFLSVQGAEKSKVIPHNKIENLIQQLEFNYIFVRPSYFMQNLTTTLLPEIVKQKSITLPSGKAKFNWIDVKNIGEVTAYLILNFGKYQNRSFEITGTENKNFAEVVDLMSEITGETISFQSINPIRFYFKKRKEGIASGFAAVMTILHFLPRFQKEPDISDNFQKLTGKKPTSIREFIAREKEKLTGIQQ; from the coding sequence ATGAAACGAATTCTTGTAACCGGGGCAACAGGAAACATTGGACTTGAAGTCGTCCATTATTTGAATGTGTTGAATTCGGATAGTGAGATTATTGCGGCTGTACGTGACATTGCTGATGCCAAGCTGAAATTCCCGGATGCCGTAAACCTTCAATTCAGACAGTTTGATTTTGAGAATCCGGATACTTTTTCGGCTGCTTTTCATCTGGTTGATGTGCTGTTTTTGCTCAGGCCACCGCAAATTTCAGAAGTTGACAGATTCTTCCGCCCCCTTTTGCTTGCAGCTAAGGCGAACGGCATCAGGAACGTGGTATTTCTTTCAGTCCAAGGGGCAGAGAAAAGCAAGGTAATTCCACATAACAAAATTGAAAACCTGATCCAGCAACTTGAATTCAACTACATTTTTGTCAGGCCGAGCTATTTTATGCAAAACCTCACGACAACATTGCTTCCTGAAATTGTAAAACAAAAAAGCATTACCCTGCCTTCAGGTAAAGCAAAATTTAATTGGATTGATGTCAAAAATATCGGGGAAGTTACAGCTTACCTTATTTTAAACTTTGGCAAATATCAAAACAGGTCTTTTGAGATAACAGGAACAGAAAACAAGAATTTCGCTGAAGTAGTAGATTTGATGAGTGAAATAACCGGAGAAACCATAAGCTTTCAAAGCATCAACCCGATCCGTTTTTATTTCAAAAAGAGAAAAGAAGGAATTGCAAGCGGATTTGCAGCGGTGATGACCATCCTTCATTTTTTGCCGCGGTTTCAAAAAGAACCGGATATTTCAGATAACTTTCAAAAGCTCACAGGTAAGAAACCAACTTCAATACGGGAATTTATTGCAAGAGAAAAGGAAAAATTAACGGGAATCCAACAATAG
- a CDS encoding serine hydrolase domain-containing protein, whose translation MTKNQSKKNLRIIFIVASISSLYFVPWILVKAWILPLPDTVQEQLEQGIDYGFDGMIVYVDQAGNPPEFYAAGWHDRKNKIPAYPQALFKIASITKLYIAAATAKLVNEGRLSLDTTLADYFPELAVRIENSEKITLRMMLQHRSGIPDFVNHPDYWTKPPKDKQETLEYALDLPADFLPGEGYGYSNTNYMLISDLFDKTLGYSHQQYIKEEILIPMGLKNTFGSLHEVDIAEVMSGYYVGVDTDFKTEDTGLMLATAEDVGIFLRALNDGSLFNEGEQEIYSSIYVYEHTGLLPGYQSIAKYHKDLDMVVIQFNNTSNFDGYNWNLAEIIYSRIVSILRNKER comes from the coding sequence GTGACCAAAAACCAATCGAAAAAAAATCTCAGAATAATATTCATAGTTGCAAGCATCAGCTCCTTGTACTTCGTGCCTTGGATTTTGGTAAAGGCTTGGATTTTACCGTTACCTGATACCGTTCAAGAGCAATTAGAGCAAGGTATAGATTATGGATTTGATGGAATGATTGTTTACGTGGACCAAGCGGGAAATCCACCGGAGTTTTATGCGGCAGGCTGGCATGACCGAAAAAATAAAATACCTGCCTATCCACAAGCCTTATTCAAGATTGCCAGCATTACCAAGTTATATATTGCTGCGGCTACCGCAAAATTGGTAAATGAAGGACGTTTGTCATTAGATACAACACTCGCAGATTACTTCCCGGAACTTGCAGTGCGAATTGAAAATTCTGAAAAAATAACCTTGAGAATGATGCTGCAGCATCGGAGTGGCATACCCGATTTTGTAAACCATCCTGATTATTGGACTAAACCGCCAAAGGATAAACAGGAAACCCTTGAATACGCCCTCGATCTACCGGCAGACTTCCTGCCAGGTGAAGGTTATGGTTATTCAAATACCAATTATATGCTGATTTCTGACCTCTTTGATAAAACCTTGGGTTATAGCCATCAGCAATATATCAAGGAGGAAATCCTGATACCAATGGGGCTGAAAAATACCTTTGGTAGCTTGCATGAAGTGGATATAGCAGAAGTGATGAGTGGCTATTATGTTGGTGTTGACACCGATTTCAAAACTGAAGATACTGGCTTGATGTTGGCTACAGCAGAAGATGTGGGGATTTTCTTACGTGCATTAAATGACGGTTCGCTGTTTAATGAAGGTGAACAGGAAATCTATTCCTCCATTTATGTGTATGAACATACTGGTCTACTTCCTGGCTATCAGAGTATTGCCAAATACCACAAAGACCTGGACATGGTTGTCATCCAATTCAATAATACAAGCAATTTTGACGGATATAACTGGAATTTAGCGGAAATCATTTATAGCAGGATTGTCAGCATATTGAGGAATAAAGAAAGATAA
- a CDS encoding RNA polymerase sigma factor has translation MSKDFYTISIKPYAAIIIKICRAYTNSQEDFEDYYQEVCLQIWRTRNNFRGQSEWSTWVYRLALNVSLTMLKKKKNNQQLFNSEFLPNELAESTQAFPDEALNQLYDAIKSLSEVDRGVILLYLDEKSYQEIAEITGTNANNVGVRIKRIKERLKKILDGKVD, from the coding sequence TTGAGCAAGGACTTCTATACCATATCGATCAAGCCTTATGCGGCCATCATCATAAAGATATGTAGGGCATATACAAATTCCCAGGAAGACTTTGAAGATTACTATCAGGAGGTGTGCTTACAAATCTGGAGAACCAGAAACAACTTCCGGGGGCAATCCGAATGGTCTACTTGGGTGTATAGGCTGGCTTTGAATGTGAGTTTGACCATGCTGAAAAAAAAGAAAAACAATCAGCAGCTTTTTAATTCTGAATTTCTGCCCAACGAATTGGCAGAAAGTACTCAGGCATTTCCGGATGAAGCCCTCAATCAATTGTATGATGCCATTAAAAGTTTATCTGAAGTAGATAGGGGAGTAATATTACTTTACCTGGACGAAAAGTCTTATCAGGAAATAGCCGAAATCACTGGTACAAATGCCAACAATGTCGGTGTCCGGATCAAACGAATTAAAGAACGATTAAAAAAAATATTAGATGGAAAAGTCGATTGA
- a CDS encoding DinB family protein, which yields MKEIIWNQFGASIDMLINVISNCPDNYFERNPRFYFIAFHSAIFLDYYATLPPGNFSPLLSFTQKGPEDRPKEAIDDSIPDKIYSKEELVDYLKQSREKCKQLVLSLTDEKLNERFKEGDGPNDMDYPILEILLYNMRHTQHHTAQLNLLLRQDLDQHMEWSFRAGDIDS from the coding sequence ATGAAAGAAATCATATGGAACCAATTTGGAGCAAGTATAGATATGCTGATCAATGTGATTTCAAATTGCCCTGACAATTATTTTGAGCGAAATCCGAGGTTTTATTTTATAGCCTTTCACAGTGCCATTTTTTTGGACTACTATGCGACATTGCCACCGGGCAATTTTTCGCCGCTACTTTCTTTTACCCAAAAAGGACCGGAAGACAGACCCAAAGAAGCTATTGATGATTCAATACCTGACAAAATTTACAGCAAAGAAGAATTGGTAGACTATCTCAAACAAAGCCGTGAAAAATGTAAACAACTGGTTCTGTCTTTGACTGATGAAAAATTAAATGAAAGGTTTAAAGAAGGAGACGGCCCAAATGATATGGACTATCCGATTTTGGAAATTCTACTCTATAACATGAGACACACGCAACACCATACCGCCCAATTAAATCTGCTCTTAAGACAAGATCTTGACCAACATATGGAATGGTCATTCCGGGCAGGAGATATCGATAGTTGA
- a CDS encoding DUF389 domain-containing protein, producing MVQIDPNEKDLDIERNFFSENVPVEERASVFNKLFFHYKKDWQNSFLLMLLLSIGLASLGLSENSSATIIGAMIIAPLGQPILALGGAVALGWRIQALRMFGIIILGSASSILIAYLIGLTLPDLTPNKEMLIRTSPDLRDLGIAVMAGAAGAWGYYRSEFSTILSGVAIAVALLPPLCTCGIMLEQGHFILAYGSILLFVTNLIGIIFATILIFFVLGIKNAQSRKRFYKGTIATIILGAIIILPLTINYQKFNSGILFHASIYEKAGKVCELSVNSPVIKELSIQGTGVIIAIDPFPNDKEEEQRLKTELERSTGLQVFLKSSAL from the coding sequence ATGGTCCAAATAGACCCTAACGAAAAAGACCTAGACATTGAAAGGAATTTCTTTTCAGAGAACGTCCCGGTTGAGGAAAGAGCCTCTGTTTTCAATAAACTGTTTTTTCATTATAAAAAAGACTGGCAAAATTCATTTTTGCTTATGCTTCTATTGAGTATAGGTCTGGCTTCTCTTGGACTTTCCGAAAATTCATCTGCTACAATAATTGGAGCAATGATTATTGCACCGCTTGGCCAACCGATTTTAGCTTTAGGCGGTGCCGTTGCATTGGGTTGGAGAATTCAAGCCTTGAGAATGTTTGGAATAATTATTCTTGGGTCGGCAAGTTCTATTTTAATAGCCTACCTCATTGGCTTGACTTTGCCTGATTTAACTCCCAATAAAGAAATGTTGATCAGGACATCACCGGATTTGCGGGATCTTGGAATTGCAGTAATGGCAGGGGCTGCAGGTGCCTGGGGGTATTACCGAAGTGAATTTTCAACCATATTGTCGGGAGTGGCAATTGCCGTGGCTTTATTGCCCCCACTTTGCACCTGCGGCATCATGCTTGAGCAGGGGCATTTTATATTAGCTTATGGAAGTATTTTATTGTTTGTTACCAATCTTATAGGAATAATTTTTGCCACAATTTTAATCTTTTTTGTACTTGGGATTAAAAATGCCCAAAGCCGAAAAAGATTTTACAAAGGAACAATTGCAACTATCATTCTTGGAGCAATTATCATCCTCCCACTGACTATTAATTACCAAAAGTTTAATTCAGGAATTCTGTTCCATGCTTCCATTTATGAAAAAGCAGGTAAAGTTTGTGAATTATCCGTAAATTCTCCTGTTATTAAGGAGTTATCTATTCAAGGAACCGGAGTCATCATTGCAATTGATCCATTTCCAAATGATAAAGAAGAAGAACAAAGACTCAAAACTGAATTGGAACGGTCAACAGGCTTACAGGTTTTTCTTAAAAGCTCTGCTTTATGA
- a CDS encoding glycosyl-4,4'-diaponeurosporenoate acyltransferase CrtO family protein: MLKKILFPIIAIFLAYRSYELLKTLWFAEPSELILPIRILIAFLLNLFITGIFAFPGFAYKTNRILGENYYRIKDPDLISRLSKLLKVEYFKKFLLLVFWGKKENRQKFFDGTKLGLDNFDYQTRQSEFGHLAALIVIQIVVFFMLFKGHYAIAFFTTLLNFISNFYPVLLQRTHRIQISRIRNILNRKPNP; the protein is encoded by the coding sequence ATGTTGAAGAAAATTTTGTTTCCAATAATTGCGATATTCTTGGCCTACAGGTCTTATGAACTCTTAAAGACACTTTGGTTTGCCGAACCCTCGGAACTCATCCTTCCTATCAGAATTTTAATTGCTTTCTTGTTGAATTTATTTATCACAGGAATTTTTGCATTCCCGGGATTCGCCTACAAGACAAATCGAATATTGGGCGAAAATTATTATCGTATCAAGGATCCGGATTTAATCTCCAGATTATCCAAACTCTTGAAGGTGGAATACTTCAAAAAATTTCTTCTCCTTGTATTTTGGGGCAAGAAGGAAAATAGACAGAAATTCTTTGACGGCACCAAATTGGGTTTGGACAATTTTGATTACCAAACCAGGCAATCCGAATTCGGACACTTGGCAGCATTGATTGTTATTCAGATTGTGGTATTTTTTATGTTGTTTAAGGGACATTACGCTATCGCTTTTTTCACCACATTATTAAACTTTATTTCAAATTTTTATCCGGTTTTACTTCAAAGAACTCATAGAATACAGATTTCAAGAATCAGGAACATTTTAAATAGGAAGCCGAACCCATAG